A DNA window from Halomicrobium mukohataei DSM 12286 contains the following coding sequences:
- a CDS encoding acyl-CoA thioesterase, which produces MPTLASTHLTNRYRVQPNHANNYDTAHGGIVMKWLDEIGAMSAMRFAGHPCVTARMDGLNFRRPIPVGDTALTEAYVYDSGRTSVRVRVRAERENPTTGETEVTTEGHFVFVALDDGEPTGVPELTAETDAERELRDAALADAETDGNSS; this is translated from the coding sequence ATGCCGACGCTGGCTTCGACCCATCTGACGAACCGCTACCGCGTCCAGCCCAACCACGCCAACAACTACGACACCGCACACGGTGGGATCGTGATGAAGTGGCTCGACGAGATCGGCGCGATGTCGGCGATGCGCTTTGCCGGCCACCCCTGCGTGACCGCCCGGATGGACGGACTGAACTTCCGTCGCCCGATCCCCGTCGGCGACACCGCGCTCACGGAGGCGTACGTCTACGACTCCGGACGGACGAGCGTCCGCGTCCGCGTGCGCGCCGAACGAGAGAATCCGACGACCGGCGAGACGGAGGTCACGACCGAAGGCCACTTCGTCTTCGTCGCGCTCGACGACGGCGAGCCGACCGGTGTCCCCGAACTCACGGCCGAGACCGACGCCGAACGCGAACTGCGGGACGC